A portion of the Eubacterium maltosivorans genome contains these proteins:
- a CDS encoding YybS family protein encodes MKTKAITEGAMLCALAVIIALFSSYVPFLLLLFFLIPVPMVILAEKQGFRVTLIAGLAATLILFMFMDPLTAGGYGIYMIFVGCSLGYMYYKRKDGFLKLAVAYAGIFAAIILIIILLQVLTGQNFVAMLTETIDTSSAQVMDVYRSLGAFPEDQLSLLQTAVDQMKETMKMVIPLAFLISPFFIAWANVLISDTILKRMRLPVKTLPQLSKWRLPRSFKNFLIMVVIVLLVIDLAHIDTIPAVYTYTLMMIIYLLYFLMGISFVYWLINRKRAKESMGLKILIVVLCLFIPYISYIISFVGVADIYIDVRKFIENRDGTNI; translated from the coding sequence ATGAAAACTAAGGCCATAACAGAGGGTGCAATGCTGTGCGCATTGGCGGTAATCATCGCTCTGTTTTCTTCTTATGTTCCCTTTTTACTGCTGCTTTTTTTCCTGATTCCAGTACCGATGGTGATACTGGCGGAAAAACAGGGCTTTAGGGTAACACTTATCGCGGGCCTGGCGGCAACGCTGATTCTATTTATGTTTATGGACCCGCTTACAGCCGGGGGCTATGGTATCTATATGATTTTTGTGGGCTGTAGTCTTGGGTATATGTATTACAAGCGTAAAGATGGTTTTCTTAAACTTGCTGTCGCTTATGCGGGGATTTTTGCAGCGATCATTCTGATCATTATTTTGCTGCAGGTCCTGACGGGACAGAATTTTGTCGCAATGCTTACAGAAACCATTGATACCTCATCGGCGCAGGTAATGGACGTTTACCGTTCTCTGGGCGCGTTTCCGGAGGATCAGCTGAGCTTGTTGCAAACAGCCGTTGACCAGATGAAGGAGACCATGAAAATGGTCATTCCGCTGGCGTTTCTGATTTCGCCATTCTTTATTGCCTGGGCGAATGTGTTAATTTCTGACACGATCCTGAAACGGATGCGTCTGCCGGTAAAAACCCTTCCGCAGCTCAGTAAATGGCGTCTGCCGAGATCCTTTAAAAATTTTCTCATTATGGTGGTCATTGTCCTTTTAGTCATTGATCTGGCACATATTGATACGATTCCGGCCGTCTACACCTATACACTGATGATGATTATCTATCTTCTGTATTTTTTAATGGGGATATCCTTTGTGTACTGGCTGATAAACCGCAAGCGGGCGAAGGAATCCATGGGCCTGAAGATTCTGATCGTCGTACTTTGTCTGTTTATACCGTATATTTCCTATATCATTTCTTTTGTAGGCGTTGCGGATATTTACATTGATGTACGAAAATTTATAGAAAATCGAGATGGTACAAACATATGA
- the hslO gene encoding Hsp33 family molecular chaperone HslO has translation MSDYIVRATAADGQIRAYAATTRELCAHAHKIHNTSPAATVALGRLLTAGSLMGSMMKNDDEVLTLQIKSDGPIGGITVTANSKADVKGFVFEPQVKSENPLETEKVIGNGNLSIIKDIGLKEPYVGTSPLVTGEIAEDLTYYYAFSEQIPTSVALGLTLKEETEVNQAGGFIIQLMPYTSDEIIDQLEKKLSQAESVTTLLEKGQTPEEILEIILGEFGVNIIDRLPTQFKCDCSRERVTKALISVGEKDLQEMIDDGKTIEVNCDFCGKHYYFTPEDLQILLQMVTKKKMQKFKVVDAE, from the coding sequence ATGTCTGATTATATTGTAAGAGCCACAGCTGCCGACGGACAGATTCGCGCATATGCCGCGACGACACGGGAGCTCTGTGCCCATGCGCATAAAATACACAATACTTCCCCTGCTGCCACTGTGGCACTCGGCCGCCTGCTGACAGCCGGCAGCTTAATGGGAAGCATGATGAAAAACGATGATGAGGTACTGACCCTGCAGATTAAAAGTGACGGCCCCATTGGCGGTATTACTGTCACTGCCAACAGCAAGGCCGATGTCAAGGGATTCGTCTTTGAACCTCAGGTGAAAAGTGAAAACCCGCTTGAAACGGAAAAGGTGATTGGAAATGGAAATTTAAGTATTATTAAGGATATTGGCTTAAAGGAACCTTATGTGGGCACCTCACCGTTGGTAACCGGCGAAATTGCTGAGGATTTAACCTATTACTATGCCTTTTCTGAGCAGATTCCAACCTCTGTGGCACTTGGTCTTACCTTAAAGGAAGAGACAGAGGTCAACCAGGCTGGCGGTTTTATCATCCAGCTCATGCCTTATACCTCTGACGAAATCATCGACCAGCTTGAGAAAAAATTAAGCCAGGCCGAATCCGTCACCACACTTCTGGAAAAGGGCCAGACTCCCGAAGAAATTCTGGAAATTATACTGGGCGAATTCGGCGTAAACATCATTGACCGTCTGCCCACCCAGTTCAAATGTGACTGTTCGAGAGAACGTGTCACCAAAGCCCTCATCAGTGTCGGTGAAAAAGATCTGCAGGAAATGATCGACGACGGCAAGACCATTGAGGTCAACTGTGATTTTTGCGGCAAACATTACTATTTTACTCCAGAGGATCTGCAGATCCTGCTTCAGATGGTAACAAAGAAAAAAATGCAGAAATTTAAGGTCGTGGACGCAGAATAA
- the pdxT gene encoding pyridoxal 5'-phosphate synthase glutaminase subunit PdxT codes for MQAGAGKGPSVGVLALQGSVEEHLECLGRLGVRGIPVKRKTEIASVDGMILPGGESTTIGKLLRDFGLMEPLKDRILNGMPVWGTCAGLILLARHILGEKPYLDVMDITVRRNAYGRQIDSFKRYETIPAFGQAPMPMVFIRAPYIESVGGGTEALCELEGHIVAARQENMLATAFHPELTEDAGVYRYFLKMVEEAGNQGFIPVSTKKTN; via the coding sequence ATGCAGGCCGGGGCTGGTAAAGGCCCGAGCGTCGGGGTTCTGGCGCTTCAAGGCTCAGTGGAGGAGCATCTGGAGTGCCTGGGCCGTCTGGGCGTGCGGGGCATACCGGTAAAACGAAAAACGGAAATCGCGTCTGTGGACGGTATGATCCTGCCTGGAGGCGAGAGCACGACCATCGGTAAGCTTCTGCGGGACTTTGGCCTCATGGAGCCGCTGAAAGACCGTATTCTGAATGGCATGCCGGTCTGGGGGACCTGTGCGGGGCTTATTCTGCTGGCAAGGCATATACTGGGAGAAAAGCCGTATCTGGACGTCATGGACATCACCGTCAGACGTAATGCCTATGGACGGCAGATTGACAGCTTTAAGCGTTATGAAACCATTCCGGCCTTTGGCCAGGCGCCGATGCCGATGGTTTTTATCCGGGCGCCCTACATAGAGTCTGTAGGAGGCGGCACAGAGGCGCTGTGTGAGCTGGAGGGGCATATTGTAGCTGCCCGACAGGAAAATATGCTGGCAACCGCCTTTCACCCTGAGCTGACTGAGGACGCGGGAGTGTACCGCTATTTTCTGAAGATGGTTGAAGAGGCCGGAAACCAAGGTTTCATTCCGGTATCCACTAAAAAAACGAACTGA
- the pdxS gene encoding pyridoxal 5'-phosphate synthase lyase subunit PdxS has protein sequence MTNELNKNLAQMFKGGVIMDVTTPEEAKIAQECGAVAVMALERVPSDIRKEGGVARMSDPKMIKEIQEAVTIPVMAKVRIGHIAEAQILESLGIDYIDESEVLTPADESFHIDKTAFKVPFVCGARNLGEALRRIGEGASMIRTKGEAGTGNVVEAVRHMRTIQADMRQMAGMRREELMAYAKEIEAPYDLVCEVHESGRLPVVNFSAGGIATPADAALMMQLGSEGVFVGSGIFKSENPEKVGKAIVKATACYNDPEILAEVSEGLGKAMSGIDLKDLTEEERYAGRGW, from the coding sequence ATGACAAATGAATTAAATAAAAATCTGGCTCAAATGTTTAAAGGCGGAGTGATTATGGATGTCACTACACCGGAGGAGGCAAAAATCGCCCAGGAATGCGGGGCGGTAGCGGTTATGGCGCTGGAGCGGGTTCCGTCAGACATCCGAAAGGAGGGCGGCGTCGCCAGAATGAGCGACCCAAAGATGATTAAGGAAATCCAGGAGGCAGTGACTATTCCGGTTATGGCGAAGGTGCGGATCGGTCATATCGCTGAAGCGCAGATCCTTGAATCATTGGGAATCGACTATATCGACGAAAGTGAAGTCCTGACGCCTGCGGATGAAAGCTTTCACATTGACAAAACCGCATTTAAGGTTCCCTTTGTATGTGGTGCGAGAAACCTTGGGGAGGCGTTGCGCCGTATCGGGGAAGGTGCTTCTATGATCCGTACAAAGGGTGAGGCAGGCACTGGTAACGTCGTCGAGGCAGTGCGCCATATGCGGACCATTCAGGCGGATATGCGCCAGATGGCCGGAATGCGCAGAGAAGAGCTGATGGCCTATGCCAAGGAAATTGAGGCGCCGTACGATCTGGTGTGTGAAGTCCATGAAAGCGGCAGGCTGCCTGTGGTTAATTTTTCCGCTGGCGGTATCGCGACACCGGCAGATGCAGCCCTTATGATGCAGCTTGGCAGTGAGGGTGTTTTTGTGGGATCAGGTATTTTCAAGTCGGAGAATCCCGAGAAGGTTGGAAAGGCCATTGTCAAGGCAACGGCCTGTTACAATGATCCGGAAATTCTGGCTGAGGTCAGCGAGGGCCTTGGAAAAGCCATGTCCGGCATCGATTTGAAGGATTTGACCGAGGAAGAGCGCTATGCAGGCCGGGGCTGGTAA
- a CDS encoding PLP-dependent aminotransferase family protein: MLTFILNPDHEIPLYQQLYSFIRKEIETGRLQPGEKLTSKRKLAAHLKISQNTVATAYEQLAAEGYIISKPKSGYYVAVLEDMLPDIPKNPPEAAVHSDEKPKREQWLYDFKTNTVDANFFPFPTWAKISREILHNRNRNLLRAVDPRGYYPLRKAIADYVHQYRGVNCTPEQIIIGAGSEYLLGLAVQLLGRKSRYAVENPNYNKVYKVIKSNGADVSLMSLDDDGVSMESLKNSGADILHLTPSHQFPLGIVMPVGRRMALLKWALESPERYILEDDYDSEFRFNGRPIPALQGLDTADKVIYFNTFTRSLAPSMRISYMILPERLLHSYCEDFSFYSSTVARFEQHTLHQFMEDGHFERHLSRMRKIYKVRRNKMLECIRRLPMADKIEISGENAGLHLLLKFDPPCTEEALVERAKAAGIRVYGLSEYYIESDIKMPRNVIVLGYASFTEEEIENAVALLGHAWSAIY, from the coding sequence ATGTTAACCTTTATTCTGAATCCCGATCACGAAATTCCACTGTATCAGCAGCTATACAGCTTTATCCGAAAGGAAATCGAAACCGGCAGGCTGCAGCCCGGTGAAAAACTGACCTCAAAAAGAAAGCTGGCCGCCCACCTGAAAATAAGCCAAAATACTGTGGCCACAGCCTATGAGCAGCTGGCTGCAGAGGGTTATATTATATCTAAGCCCAAGAGCGGTTACTACGTGGCGGTTTTGGAGGACATGCTGCCCGATATACCAAAAAATCCTCCTGAGGCAGCGGTTCACTCAGACGAAAAGCCCAAGCGTGAGCAGTGGCTTTATGACTTTAAAACCAATACTGTTGACGCCAACTTCTTTCCTTTCCCAACTTGGGCAAAAATCTCACGGGAAATCCTCCACAACCGCAACCGCAATCTGCTGAGGGCCGTAGATCCCAGGGGGTATTATCCCCTGAGAAAGGCCATCGCGGACTATGTGCACCAGTACCGCGGGGTCAACTGCACGCCGGAGCAGATCATCATCGGCGCCGGCTCGGAATATCTGCTGGGACTTGCGGTGCAGCTTCTCGGGCGGAAAAGCCGCTACGCGGTGGAAAATCCCAATTACAACAAGGTTTACAAGGTTATTAAAAGTAACGGCGCAGACGTGAGCCTTATGTCCCTGGACGATGACGGTGTATCCATGGAAAGCCTGAAAAATTCCGGTGCGGATATCCTCCATCTTACACCGTCCCACCAGTTTCCATTAGGCATTGTCATGCCTGTGGGCCGGCGCATGGCACTGCTGAAATGGGCGCTGGAGTCTCCGGAGCGCTATATTCTCGAGGATGACTATGACAGTGAGTTTCGTTTTAACGGTCGCCCGATTCCTGCCCTGCAGGGACTGGACACCGCAGATAAGGTCATTTATTTTAACACCTTTACCCGGAGTCTCGCGCCCTCCATGCGTATCTCATACATGATTCTGCCCGAGCGGCTGCTCCACAGCTACTGTGAGGATTTTTCCTTTTACTCCTCCACTGTTGCCCGCTTTGAGCAGCATACCCTGCACCAGTTTATGGAGGACGGCCATTTTGAGCGTCATTTAAGCCGGATGCGTAAAATTTACAAGGTGCGGCGGAATAAAATGCTGGAATGTATCCGCAGGCTGCCCATGGCGGATAAAATAGAAATCTCCGGTGAAAACGCTGGGCTTCATCTGCTGCTGAAATTTGATCCGCCCTGTACTGAGGAAGCCCTTGTCGAACGGGCAAAGGCTGCAGGTATCCGGGTCTACGGACTGTCAGAATATTATATTGAGTCAGATATTAAAATGCCCCGTAACGTCATCGTCTTGGGCTACGCCAGCTTTACTGAAGAAGAAATCGAGAATGCTGTGGCGCTTTTAGGTCATGCCTGGAGCGCGATTTACTGA
- a CDS encoding acylphosphatase, with protein sequence MKRYYIIVEGRVQGVGFRYFVQSIAAGYGLTGWVRNLDNGMVDMEVQGEEALIHKFMVAVRKGNHFIRVDDYSMKPIALGVDGKFKIKY encoded by the coding sequence ATGAAGCGTTATTATATCATTGTTGAGGGCCGTGTTCAGGGCGTCGGCTTCCGGTATTTTGTCCAGTCCATTGCAGCAGGTTATGGCCTGACTGGCTGGGTCCGCAATTTGGACAACGGAATGGTGGATATGGAAGTCCAGGGTGAGGAAGCTCTGATTCATAAGTTTATGGTCGCTGTCCGAAAAGGCAACCATTTTATACGTGTGGATGACTATTCCATGAAACCCATCGCTCTGGGAGTGGATGGCAAATTTAAAATAAAGTATTAA
- the rpsR gene encoding 30S ribosomal protein S18: MPKPFKRRRKVCEFCERHETEVDYKDVATLKKYISERGKILPRRATGTCAKHQRKVTEAVKRARNIALLPYTSNN, from the coding sequence ATGCCAAAACCGTTTAAAAGAAGAAGAAAAGTATGCGAATTCTGTGAAAGACATGAAACAGAAGTCGATTATAAAGATGTGGCTACGTTAAAGAAATACATTTCTGAACGTGGCAAAATCTTACCAAGAAGAGCTACTGGAACCTGCGCAAAACATCAGCGTAAGGTAACCGAAGCTGTTAAACGTGCACGTAATATTGCATTATTACCATACACATCTAACAACTAA
- a CDS encoding single-stranded DNA-binding protein gives MNKVILVGRLARDPELRTTNTGKSVATFSLAVDRRFKQEGQPTADFFNIVAWGRQAEVICQYLGKGRQIALTGRLQSRSYDAQDGSKRYVTEVVLEEFDFIGSKNDGGGSGYNDNFGGGYNQAPAKAAPQPANNMPLDFDDDFHLMADDDEVPF, from the coding sequence GTGAATAAAGTAATTTTAGTAGGAAGATTAGCAAGAGACCCTGAACTGCGCACAACCAATACCGGAAAATCAGTAGCGACTTTTTCTTTAGCTGTTGACAGACGGTTCAAACAGGAAGGTCAGCCAACCGCAGACTTTTTCAATATTGTTGCATGGGGAAGACAGGCTGAAGTCATTTGCCAGTATCTTGGCAAGGGCAGACAAATCGCTCTGACCGGAAGATTACAGTCCCGTTCCTACGACGCTCAGGATGGCTCTAAACGTTACGTGACAGAGGTTGTTCTGGAAGAATTTGATTTTATCGGTAGTAAAAATGATGGCGGCGGAAGCGGTTATAATGATAATTTTGGTGGCGGCTACAATCAGGCGCCGGCAAAAGCAGCACCGCAGCCAGCCAATAATATGCCTTTAGATTTCGATGACGATTTCCATTTGATGGCAGACGATGACGAAGTACCTTTTTAA
- the rpsF gene encoding 30S ribosomal protein S6 translates to MRAYETVFVLQPELEKEVTDSWIEKVKGAIAAAGEVGTVDEWGKRKLAYEIDKKYTEGYYVVIEFKAEQSVLDSLDYLFKMNEEFIRSIIVKKEK, encoded by the coding sequence ATGAGAGCTTACGAAACAGTATTTGTTTTACAACCTGAATTAGAAAAGGAAGTTACAGATTCCTGGATTGAGAAGGTTAAAGGCGCCATTGCAGCAGCAGGTGAAGTTGGAACTGTTGATGAATGGGGTAAAAGAAAGTTAGCTTACGAAATCGACAAAAAGTATACCGAAGGTTACTATGTTGTGATTGAATTCAAAGCTGAACAGTCTGTATTAGACAGCCTTGACTACTTATTCAAGATGAATGAAGAGTTCATCAGAAGCATCATCGTTAAAAAAGAAAAATAG
- a CDS encoding DUF951 domain-containing protein has product MENREYGLGDIVELKKKHPCGSYNWKILRMGGEIKLKCTGCEHMVTVPRSKFNKMIKKVVEHNGDDQ; this is encoded by the coding sequence ATGGAAAACAGGGAATATGGCCTTGGGGATATTGTGGAGCTGAAGAAAAAACACCCCTGTGGCAGCTATAACTGGAAAATTCTTCGCATGGGAGGAGAAATCAAGTTAAAATGTACAGGCTGTGAGCACATGGTTACTGTGCCGCGGTCCAAGTTTAATAAGATGATTAAAAAAGTTGTTGAACACAACGGGGATGATCAATAG
- a CDS encoding mechanosensitive ion channel family protein, whose amino-acid sequence MVYENVGDLWQHLLSGIDLSELTEKIISVVITIIVFFILIKVSNGLVNKFFNENKKNITPQERKRVLTLKKALKTFLRTALLLTELLTVLSFFTDVGALLAVAGVGTLAIGFGAQGLVEDVMSGFVIIFENQFSVGDYVTIDNDHYGVVETIGVRTTAIREMDGGLFIIHNGKIDRLINHSKGTIKAVVDVGVAYEENIDYVLSVLREICEEVYNANETLFVGKPEVLGVTRMDPSSMNIRIIADEDAARKVKAETALRKRIKEVFDEKGIEIPYGKYVVYSNGQSKPQIMEK is encoded by the coding sequence ATGGTATACGAAAATGTTGGAGATCTCTGGCAGCATTTGCTGAGTGGAATTGATCTGAGCGAGCTGACTGAAAAAATCATTTCGGTTGTCATCACGATTATTGTCTTTTTTATTCTCATCAAAGTCAGCAATGGGCTGGTCAATAAATTTTTCAATGAAAATAAGAAAAATATCACACCACAAGAGCGAAAAAGAGTACTTACCCTTAAAAAGGCTTTAAAGACGTTTTTAAGGACGGCATTGCTCTTGACGGAACTATTGACCGTTTTATCCTTTTTCACCGACGTAGGGGCCCTTCTCGCGGTTGCCGGAGTTGGAACTCTGGCCATTGGTTTCGGCGCCCAGGGCCTGGTGGAAGATGTCATGAGCGGTTTTGTCATTATTTTTGAAAACCAGTTTTCTGTGGGCGATTATGTGACCATTGATAATGACCACTACGGGGTGGTGGAAACCATCGGCGTCCGGACAACGGCGATACGGGAAATGGATGGCGGTCTGTTTATTATCCACAACGGAAAAATCGACCGGCTCATTAACCACTCTAAGGGAACCATCAAGGCTGTGGTGGACGTCGGAGTTGCCTATGAAGAAAATATTGATTATGTACTCTCTGTTCTCCGGGAAATCTGTGAGGAAGTTTATAACGCCAACGAAACGTTGTTTGTCGGGAAGCCAGAGGTACTGGGTGTGACCCGGATGGACCCATCGTCCATGAATATCCGCATCATTGCTGACGAGGACGCGGCCAGAAAGGTAAAGGCGGAAACTGCTCTCAGAAAACGCATTAAGGAAGTTTTTGACGAGAAGGGAATCGAGATCCCTTATGGCAAATACGTTGTCTATTCCAATGGACAGTCTAAGCCGCAAATTATGGAAAAATAG
- a CDS encoding CvpA family protein — protein sequence MNMTTLDIICIVLVIGVGMIGYIKGAINTLIGLAGFIASFVIARIFSAPVTNWLLNVEPVKNFINDAITQNVINAVGQYGSEALTNLQGIAGLDFLSGITDTSALSGSAAAAQAVNQALQPVIYQIANGFVFLILLLLCSAAFGIIRHIGKGMNRVPVIGTANRVAGLAIGLVIGLVIAVIVIAVVLYYGIFSGDVAIVQLVKNGVLTGPIALYLH from the coding sequence ATGAATATGACAACTCTTGACATCATCTGCATTGTGCTGGTGATCGGGGTTGGAATGATCGGTTATATAAAAGGTGCAATAAATACGCTCATTGGTCTGGCGGGATTTATTGCATCTTTTGTCATAGCCAGGATTTTTTCAGCACCGGTAACAAACTGGCTGCTCAATGTAGAGCCTGTCAAAAATTTTATTAATGATGCCATCACTCAAAATGTCATAAACGCTGTAGGACAGTATGGAAGTGAGGCGCTTACAAATCTTCAGGGAATCGCAGGACTTGACTTTTTGTCGGGCATTACCGACACATCGGCGCTGTCCGGCAGTGCGGCAGCCGCCCAGGCTGTCAATCAGGCACTTCAGCCGGTCATTTATCAGATTGCAAACGGATTTGTATTTCTGATTCTGCTGCTGTTGTGCAGCGCGGCCTTTGGCATTATCCGCCATATTGGAAAGGGAATGAACCGCGTGCCTGTTATCGGCACCGCCAATAGAGTGGCGGGGCTTGCCATTGGTCTAGTCATTGGACTGGTGATCGCCGTGATTGTGATCGCCGTCGTATTATATTATGGTATTTTTTCAGGGGACGTCGCCATTGTACAGTTGGTCAAGAATGGTGTCCTTACCGGGCCGATAGCATTGTATCTGCATTAG
- a CDS encoding ParB/RepB/Spo0J family partition protein: protein MAKSRGLGKGLKALIPDESFMSIDNSDADNAGKLVFFLQINKIRPNADQPRKKFNREKLEELAASIKEHGILQPLVVRPENNGYTIIAGERRWRAATMAGLKEVPVIVKDLPAKDVMELALIENVQREDLNAIEEAEAYGALMEHFNLTQGEIGIRIGKSRAAITNTMRLLNLPDKVRQEVLDDHISSGHARALLSLEDQKQMEALCEEIIDKKLSVRETERKVKLLKNPPKEEKAKSEKNPYITAVEDGLKQKFATKVKISGKKDKGKIELEYYSTEDLNRILDLLGYENDGSNDESE from the coding sequence ATGGCGAAAAGCAGAGGATTAGGAAAGGGTTTGAAGGCATTAATTCCCGATGAAAGCTTTATGAGCATTGACAACAGTGATGCTGATAATGCCGGAAAGCTGGTCTTTTTTCTCCAGATCAATAAGATAAGACCAAATGCCGACCAACCCCGTAAAAAATTTAATCGGGAAAAACTGGAAGAACTGGCCGCTTCCATTAAGGAGCATGGTATTCTTCAGCCATTGGTGGTAAGGCCGGAAAATAACGGCTATACCATTATTGCAGGGGAGCGCCGCTGGCGGGCAGCAACCATGGCTGGGCTGAAAGAGGTTCCGGTTATTGTGAAAGACCTGCCGGCAAAAGATGTTATGGAGCTTGCACTCATCGAAAATGTTCAGCGAGAGGACCTGAATGCTATCGAGGAAGCCGAGGCCTATGGCGCGCTTATGGAGCATTTCAATCTGACACAGGGTGAGATCGGTATCCGTATCGGTAAAAGCCGGGCGGCTATTACCAACACTATGCGGCTTTTGAATCTTCCGGATAAGGTGCGGCAAGAAGTTCTTGACGACCATATCAGTTCAGGCCATGCAAGAGCTCTTTTGTCACTGGAAGATCAGAAGCAGATGGAAGCACTGTGTGAAGAGATTATTGATAAAAAACTCAGCGTACGTGAAACCGAAAGAAAGGTGAAGCTGCTGAAGAATCCTCCGAAGGAGGAGAAGGCAAAGTCTGAAAAAAATCCGTATATTACCGCAGTGGAGGATGGATTAAAGCAGAAATTTGCCACCAAAGTAAAAATCTCCGGGAAAAAGGATAAGGGGAAGATCGAGCTGGAGTACTATTCTACAGAAGATCTGAACCGTATTCTGGACCTTTTGGGATATGAAAATGACGGGAGTAATGATGAATCAGAATAA
- a CDS encoding ParA family protein: MAKTIAIFNQKGGVGKTTTTMNLTTALSMMNYKVLTVDTDPQGNTSSGFGINKNELEKSIYDALIVGDDPKEIILTTSYKNLHILPSNLELAGSEIELTNMSQRELRLKHSLESVQDFYDFIFIDCPPSLGLLTINALAASDSVLIPIQCEFYALEGVGQLMNTVGLVKKGLNPKLEIEGVLMTMYDGRTNLSLQVVDEVKEYFKDKVYNTYIPRNVRLAEAPSYGQTIFEYAINSKGSQAYSEFSQEFIKRQE; encoded by the coding sequence ATGGCAAAAACTATTGCGATTTTTAATCAAAAGGGTGGTGTCGGAAAGACAACGACAACCATGAATCTCACCACTGCGTTAAGCATGATGAATTATAAAGTACTGACCGTTGATACCGATCCCCAGGGGAATACAAGCAGTGGCTTCGGCATCAATAAAAATGAGCTGGAAAAAAGTATTTATGACGCGCTCATTGTCGGGGATGATCCCAAAGAGATTATCCTGACAACCTCGTACAAAAACCTTCACATCCTCCCATCTAATCTTGAACTGGCGGGAAGTGAAATTGAACTGACAAACATGAGTCAGCGTGAGCTGAGATTAAAACACAGCCTTGAGAGTGTTCAGGATTTTTATGATTTTATTTTCATTGATTGTCCGCCGTCCCTGGGGCTTTTAACCATCAATGCTCTGGCAGCCTCCGATTCAGTCTTGATACCGATCCAGTGTGAGTTCTATGCGCTGGAGGGGGTTGGTCAGCTGATGAATACCGTCGGGCTTGTAAAAAAAGGGCTAAACCCCAAGCTGGAAATTGAGGGCGTTTTAATGACCATGTACGACGGCCGTACCAATCTTTCGCTTCAGGTTGTGGATGAAGTAAAGGAATATTTCAAGGACAAAGTGTATAATACCTATATTCCGAGAAATGTCCGGCTGGCGGAAGCGCCGAGCTATGGTCAGACAATTTTTGAATATGCGATCAACTCAAAAGGTTCTCAGGCCTATTCAGAATTTTCACAAGAGTTTATAAAAAGGCAGGAATAG
- a CDS encoding ParB/RepB/Spo0J family partition protein, with the protein MKSIIESNVEQIPVDKILPNPNQPRKHFEDSAITELAESIKSFGIIQPIQVRKISDEFYELVSGERRLRASKVAGEETIPAIIVEMSDQDSALIAIMENVQREDLTYFEEAESYRQLMEYYNLTQDRIAELLGKSQSFVANKIRLLKLDPSIIDTLTENNLTERHARALLRIPDTELQEEVLKQVVKKDMTVKKTEELVEKIRKDVLTNNYDEKLTSEKKARVKSFINAQIYINTIKTAFKAVKESRNTAEYKEIEREDCVEIKIIIPK; encoded by the coding sequence ATGAAGAGTATTATTGAATCAAATGTTGAACAGATACCAGTTGATAAAATCCTTCCAAATCCAAATCAACCAAGAAAACATTTTGAGGATTCTGCTATTACCGAGCTGGCGGAATCCATTAAATCCTTTGGTATCATTCAGCCCATCCAGGTTCGGAAGATCAGTGATGAGTTTTATGAACTGGTTTCTGGTGAACGTCGGCTGAGAGCCAGTAAGGTAGCAGGGGAGGAAACCATCCCAGCCATCATTGTGGAAATGTCTGATCAGGATTCCGCTTTGATCGCGATTATGGAAAATGTTCAGCGTGAAGACCTGACTTATTTTGAGGAGGCTGAAAGCTACCGGCAGCTCATGGAATATTATAATTTAACGCAGGACCGCATTGCCGAGCTTCTTGGAAAATCCCAGTCCTTCGTCGCGAATAAAATTCGCCTTTTAAAGCTGGATCCATCCATTATCGATACATTGACTGAAAACAATTTGACAGAGCGGCACGCTCGGGCTCTTTTGAGAATCCCGGATACAGAGCTTCAGGAAGAAGTTTTGAAACAGGTCGTCAAAAAAGATATGACCGTCAAAAAAACCGAGGAATTGGTTGAGAAAATCCGTAAGGATGTCCTGACAAATAATTATGATGAAAAGCTGACGTCGGAAAAAAAGGCCAGGGTCAAATCTTTTATCAACGCTCAGATCTATATCAACACAATCAAGACTGCATTTAAGGCTGTTAAGGAAAGCCGTAACACGGCAGAGTATAAAGAAATCGAGCGGGAAGACTGCGTCGAAATAAAAATTATTATTCCGAAGTAG